From a single Hymenobacter sp. YIM 151500-1 genomic region:
- a CDS encoding amidohydrolase family protein has protein sequence MKHLLLALCLLTAAPALAQVPAPAPPQSKPILLLGGTLHVGNGTVVPDAAVAFDKGRITYAGAQSGLTADRAAYEVIDVKGQEIYPGLILPNSTLGLAEVEAVRATVDSREVGDFNPNVRSLIAYNTDSDILPTVRTNGVLLAQVTPRGGLLSGQSSVVQLDAWNWQDAQVRADDGLHLNWPPMVIKLSPAEDAVAVEKREKARQEQLRQLESLLTEARAYREQPAGRRENLRLTSLAGLFDGSKTLFIHADYGKEILEAVRMARRLGVANVTVVGARDAWMMLDFLKQNDVAVVLSRIHALPRRDGDDYDLPYRLPSLLQQAGVRFCLDYEGGQETSGSRNLAFIAGTAAGFGLTKEQALEAVTLSPARILGIEKDYGTLEAGKSATLVVSRGDLLDMRTNDVTRAFIDGRALHLDTKQTYLRDKFKGKYGLR, from the coding sequence ATGAAACACCTTCTTCTCGCCCTCTGCCTGCTCACCGCCGCCCCGGCCCTGGCCCAGGTGCCCGCGCCGGCCCCGCCCCAGAGCAAACCCATCTTGCTGCTGGGCGGCACCCTGCACGTGGGCAACGGCACGGTGGTGCCCGATGCCGCCGTGGCTTTCGACAAGGGGCGCATTACCTACGCCGGGGCCCAAAGCGGACTGACTGCTGACCGCGCCGCCTACGAGGTCATCGACGTGAAGGGCCAGGAAATCTACCCCGGCCTGATTCTGCCCAACTCCACGCTGGGTTTGGCCGAGGTGGAAGCCGTGCGGGCCACCGTGGATTCGCGCGAGGTGGGCGACTTCAACCCCAACGTGCGCAGCCTGATTGCCTATAACACCGACTCCGACATTCTGCCCACCGTGCGCACCAACGGGGTGCTGCTGGCCCAGGTGACGCCCCGCGGCGGCCTGCTCTCGGGCCAGAGCAGCGTGGTACAGCTCGACGCCTGGAACTGGCAGGATGCCCAGGTGCGCGCCGATGACGGCCTGCACCTCAACTGGCCGCCCATGGTTATCAAGCTAAGCCCCGCCGAAGACGCCGTGGCCGTGGAGAAGCGCGAAAAAGCCCGGCAGGAGCAGCTGCGCCAGCTGGAAAGCCTGCTCACCGAAGCCCGTGCCTACCGGGAGCAGCCCGCCGGCCGCCGCGAAAACCTGCGCCTCACGTCCCTGGCCGGCTTGTTCGACGGCTCCAAAACCCTGTTCATCCACGCCGACTACGGCAAGGAAATCCTGGAGGCCGTGCGCATGGCCCGCCGCCTGGGCGTGGCGAACGTAACTGTAGTAGGGGCCCGCGACGCCTGGATGATGCTCGACTTCCTGAAGCAGAACGACGTGGCCGTGGTCCTGTCCCGCATCCACGCCCTGCCCCGCCGCGACGGCGACGACTACGACTTGCCGTACCGCCTGCCCAGTTTGCTCCAGCAAGCCGGCGTGCGGTTCTGCCTCGACTACGAAGGCGGGCAGGAAACGTCGGGCTCCCGTAACCTGGCCTTTATTGCGGGCACGGCGGCCGGCTTTGGGCTCACCAAAGAGCAGGCCCTGGAAGCCGTAACGCTCAGCCCCGCCCGCATTTTGGGCATTGAGAAAGACTATGGCACCCTGGAAGCCGGCAAAAGCGCCACCCTCGTCGTCAGCCGCGGCGACCTGCTCGATATGCGCACCAATGACGTGACCCGCGCCTTCATCGACGGCCGCGCCTTGCACCTCGACACCAAGCAAACCTACCTGCGCGACAAGTTCAAAGGTAAATATGGCCTGCGCTAA
- a CDS encoding OmpA family protein has translation MNFPLFRLVLLVAAGWWLAAGPSWAQAAFTPDENAWYGIVARSSGRSLDVATASPEAGAAGVQWEFTQANSQQWRFVPAARGSDFYRIEARHSGKCLTLEKPDENAPIVQRPWTGSFYQQWKLIPSGPLGSFMLVSRGNDKCASLAAPDKFNGTPVVGQRPQNRGTQQWKLFKLRLNLVDPTKPGFGPPLPLAALNTPGNELQPVPAPDGKTLYFSRTRYAANTEGMAESGDAWLSQSADQGRTWPPATRLDALNTPQNNGVMAVTGNGARLLVRGQYERDGSFRDEGTSRVTRELSKGVRPEPLRITNYYTAGPATSFFMTPDEQFLLLSLERGDTQGANDLYVSRPTPDGGWTDPQSLGPVVNSPGFEFAPWLAPDGKTLYFSSYGHAGYGSADIFVTERLDDTWTRWSEPRNLGAPINGPGFDAYLSLSANGKQAYYASSRTANGPADLYGTAAGVVPAPRDTAAAPPVAAAPVPASAAPRTLLTGRALDAKTRQPLATEVRALRLDNDLVFNATVRTDANAGSFQLTLPPGRYRVLAARAGYLTATDTVNMTGSRALELLLVPAAVGSSLELPTLIFAQGKYTLLPASYTELNRLARTLQDNPTVNIRLEGHTDNQGRADLNVKLSEDRVTEVKRYLVQRGVAEGRISTVGYGGSRPRASNDREETRKLNRRVEFTIVK, from the coding sequence ATGAACTTTCCCTTGTTTCGTCTTGTGCTGCTGGTGGCGGCCGGGTGGTGGCTGGCCGCTGGGCCGTCCTGGGCTCAAGCTGCTTTCACTCCCGATGAAAACGCCTGGTACGGCATTGTAGCCCGCAGCAGTGGCCGCTCCCTCGACGTGGCCACGGCCTCGCCCGAGGCTGGCGCGGCCGGGGTGCAGTGGGAGTTTACCCAGGCCAACAGCCAGCAGTGGCGCTTTGTGCCGGCGGCCCGCGGCAGCGACTTTTACCGCATCGAGGCCCGCCACAGCGGCAAGTGCCTGACCCTGGAAAAGCCCGACGAAAACGCCCCCATCGTGCAGCGGCCCTGGACCGGCAGCTTCTACCAGCAGTGGAAGCTGATTCCGTCGGGGCCTCTGGGCAGCTTTATGCTGGTGAGCCGCGGCAACGACAAGTGCGCCTCGCTGGCCGCCCCCGATAAGTTTAACGGCACGCCCGTGGTGGGACAGCGCCCCCAGAACCGCGGTACCCAGCAGTGGAAGCTGTTTAAGCTGCGCCTCAACCTGGTGGACCCCACCAAGCCGGGCTTCGGCCCGCCGCTGCCGCTGGCTGCCCTCAACACGCCGGGCAACGAGCTACAGCCCGTACCCGCCCCGGATGGCAAAACCCTCTACTTCAGCCGCACCCGCTACGCCGCCAACACCGAGGGTATGGCCGAGTCGGGCGACGCGTGGCTGAGCCAGTCGGCCGACCAGGGGCGCACCTGGCCCCCAGCCACCCGTCTCGACGCGCTGAACACGCCCCAAAATAACGGCGTGATGGCCGTGACTGGCAACGGTGCCCGCCTGCTGGTGCGCGGCCAGTATGAGCGCGACGGTTCGTTTCGGGATGAAGGCACGAGCCGCGTAACCCGGGAGCTAAGCAAAGGCGTGCGGCCCGAGCCCCTACGGATTACGAATTACTACACGGCCGGGCCGGCCACGTCGTTTTTTATGACGCCTGACGAGCAGTTTCTGCTGCTGTCGTTGGAGCGTGGCGACACCCAGGGCGCCAACGACCTGTACGTGAGCCGCCCCACCCCCGACGGCGGCTGGACCGACCCGCAAAGCCTGGGGCCGGTGGTGAACTCGCCGGGGTTTGAGTTTGCGCCCTGGCTGGCCCCGGATGGCAAAACTCTCTATTTCAGCTCCTACGGCCACGCCGGCTACGGCAGCGCCGACATTTTCGTGACCGAGCGCCTCGACGACACCTGGACCCGCTGGAGCGAGCCGCGCAACCTGGGCGCCCCCATCAACGGCCCCGGCTTCGATGCCTACCTGAGCCTCTCGGCCAACGGCAAGCAGGCCTACTACGCTTCCTCACGCACGGCCAACGGTCCGGCCGACCTGTACGGCACGGCTGCGGGCGTGGTGCCCGCCCCCCGCGACACGGCCGCCGCGCCGCCCGTGGCTGCCGCGCCCGTGCCGGCCTCCGCCGCGCCCCGCACCTTGCTCACGGGCCGGGCCCTCGACGCCAAAACCCGCCAGCCCCTGGCCACCGAGGTGCGCGCCCTCCGCCTCGACAACGACTTGGTGTTCAACGCTACGGTGCGCACCGATGCCAACGCCGGCAGCTTCCAGCTGACGTTGCCGCCCGGCCGCTACCGGGTGCTGGCCGCCCGCGCCGGCTACCTCACCGCCACCGATACCGTGAACATGACTGGCTCCCGCGCCCTGGAGCTGCTGCTGGTGCCGGCCGCCGTGGGCTCCAGCCTGGAGCTGCCCACGCTCATCTTCGCCCAGGGCAAGTACACGCTGCTGCCCGCCTCCTACACCGAGCTGAACCGCCTGGCCCGCACCCTGCAAGACAACCCCACGGTAAACATCCGCCTGGAAGGTCACACCGACAACCAGGGCCGCGCCGACCTGAACGTGAAGCTCTCCGAAGACCGGGTAACCGAGGTGAAGCGCTACCTTGTGCAGCGCGGCGTGGCCGAAGGCCGCATCAGCACCGTGGGCTACGGCGGCAGCCGCCCCCGCGCCTCCAACGACCGGGAAGAAACCCGCAAGCTCAACCGCCGCGTGGAGTTTACGATTGTGAAGTAG
- a CDS encoding response regulator has translation MAEVSTGVSTIQLLLVDDHPMVLEGLKALLRLEENIRVVAQATSGEEALAQLARHPEVHVAVVDLNMPGMSGLQLTAAIRRAYPAVRVLVISVFHDHASVAEVLEAGGAAYVLKTAGRAELSEAVHRVAAGHTYFSPDVAATLLENLRMTSRREQVRPAELTCREREILQLIAQEHSNQHIAELLFISERTVETHRKNILAKTNSKSVVGLIQYALRHKLIA, from the coding sequence ATGGCTGAAGTTTCTACCGGGGTATCTACCATCCAGCTGTTGCTCGTCGACGACCACCCCATGGTACTTGAGGGGCTGAAGGCCCTGCTGCGCTTGGAAGAAAACATTCGGGTGGTGGCCCAGGCTACCAGCGGCGAAGAAGCCCTGGCCCAGCTGGCCCGCCACCCCGAAGTACACGTGGCAGTGGTGGACCTGAACATGCCGGGCATGAGCGGCTTGCAGCTGACGGCCGCTATCCGAAGGGCGTACCCGGCCGTGCGGGTACTGGTTATCAGCGTATTCCACGACCACGCTTCGGTGGCGGAGGTGCTGGAAGCTGGCGGAGCGGCCTACGTACTCAAAACTGCCGGCAGGGCCGAACTCAGCGAGGCCGTGCACCGGGTAGCGGCCGGCCACACCTATTTCAGCCCCGATGTGGCCGCCACGCTGCTGGAGAACCTGCGCATGACTAGCCGCCGCGAGCAGGTGCGCCCCGCCGAGCTTACCTGCCGGGAGCGGGAAATTTTGCAGCTTATTGCCCAGGAGCACTCCAACCAGCACATTGCCGAGCTGCTGTTCATCAGTGAGCGAACTGTGGAAACGCACCGCAAAAACATCCTCGCCAAAACCAACTCCAAGTCAGTGGTAGGCCTGATTCAGTACGCGCTGCGGCACAAGCTGATAGCCTGA